One window of Podarcis raffonei isolate rPodRaf1 chromosome 15, rPodRaf1.pri, whole genome shotgun sequence genomic DNA carries:
- the RTN4RL1 gene encoding reticulon-4 receptor-like 1 isoform X1, with the protein MGQELREGSRGSSSDSPGVPFLAPRCPRAEQGGRWSPAEAPLLGSCLELSLLLLLALELPSSGGCPTDCVCYPSPMTVSCQSHNFLAIPEGIPEDSERVFLQNNQISLLLRGHFSPSLVTLWLYSNNVTFVDPNAFRGFSHLEELDLGDNPNLQELSAKTFQGLSRLHALHLYKCGLSSLPSGIFSGLHNLQYLYLQDNRLGYLHDDLFVDLVNLSHLFLHGNRLWSLHQNTFRGLVNLDRLLLHQNQLQSIHRGAFHDLRRLTLLFLFNNSLSELPGEALAHLEALEYLRLNSNPWHCGCRAQSLWEWLRRFRGSSSSAVCEFPEKLRGLDLKELTADSFRGCAASESLHHQVNGVRFPPSADRAPPGDHPPLHSSTEKGKGRPGEQRPGQQQRPGYRKPGKNCTKSRNRTTKPAGPWKESEGADYEHKSPGLGLLPKPKGKCHRTSLQPPSGVQQAAGGGVRGAGARAAGALQAALLAGVLALAVIVR; encoded by the exons ATGGGCCAGGAGCTGCGGGAAGGGAGTCGAGGCTCCTCCTCTGACTCGCCCGGTGTCCCCTTCCTGGCGCCCCGATGTCCCCGAGCGGAGCAAGGAGGGAGATGGTCTCCTGCGGAAGCGCCTCTCCTTG GGAGCTGCCTGGAGCTctccctgctgcttctgctggctctgGAGCTCCCCTCTTCGGGCGGCTGCCCCACGGACTGCGTCTGCTACCCGTCCCCCATGACCGTCAGCTGCCAGTCCCACAACTTCCTCGCCATCCCGGAGGGCATCCCTGAGGACAGCGAGAGGGTCTTCCTGCAGAACAACCAGATCTCCCTGCTGCTGCGCGGCCACTTCAGCCCCTCGCTGGTCACCCTCTGGCTCTACTCCAACAATGTCACCTTCGTGGACCCAAATGCCTTTCGCGGCTTCTCCCACCTGGAGGAGCTGGACCTGGGCGACAACCCCAACCTGCAGGAGCTGTCGGCCAAGACCTTCCAGGGCCTCAGCCGCCTGCACGCCCTGCACCTCTACAAGTGCGGCCTCAGCTCCCTGCCCAGCGGCATCTTCTCCGGCCTCCACAACCTGCAGTACCTCTACCTGCAGGACAACCGGCTGGGCTACCTCCACGATGACCTCTTCGTCGACCTCGTCAACCTCAGCCACCTCTTCCTGCACGGCAACCGGCTCTGGAGCCTCCACCAGAACACCTTCCGGGGGCTGGTCAACCTGGACCGGCTGCTCCTCCACCAGAACCAGCTGCAGAGCATCCACCGGGGAGCCTTCCACGACCTGCGGCGACTCACCTTGCTCTTCCTCTTCAACAACAGCCTCTCCGAGCTGCCGGGCGAGGCCCTGGCCCACCTGGAGGCCTTGGAGTACCTGCGCCTCAACAGCAACCCCTGGCACTGCGGCTGCCGGGCCCAGTCGCTCTGGGAGTGGCTGCGCCGCTTCCGGGGCTCCAGCTCCAGCGCCGTCTGCGAGTTCCCGGAGAAGCTGCGCGGCCTGGACTTGAAGGAGCTGACGGCGGACAGCTTCCGGGGCTGCGCGGCCTCCGAGTCGCTGCACCACCAGGTGAATGGGGTGCGCTTCCCGCCGTCAGCCGACAGGGCACCCCCCGGAGACCACCCGCCGCTCCACTCCTCCACGGAGAAGGGCAAAGGGCGGCCAGGGGAGCAGCGCCCAGGGCAGCAGCAGCGCCCCGGCTACCGGAAGCCCGGCAAGAACTGCACCAAGAGCCGTAACCGCACCACCAAGCCGGCCGGGCCCTGGAAGGAGAGCGAGGGGGCGGACTACGAGCACAAGTCCCCCGGCCTGGGCCTGCTGCCCAAGCCGAAGGGCAAGTGCCATCGGACATCTCTGCAGCCCCCCAGCGGGGTCCAGCAGGCAGCAGGGGGCGGGGTGCGCGGGGCCGGGGCCAGGGCTGCGGGGGCCCTGCAGGCTGCCCTGCTGGCCGGGGTGCTGGCCTTGGCGGTGATCGTCCGCTGA
- the RTN4RL1 gene encoding reticulon-4 receptor-like 1 isoform X2, producing the protein MLRKGSCLELSLLLLLALELPSSGGCPTDCVCYPSPMTVSCQSHNFLAIPEGIPEDSERVFLQNNQISLLLRGHFSPSLVTLWLYSNNVTFVDPNAFRGFSHLEELDLGDNPNLQELSAKTFQGLSRLHALHLYKCGLSSLPSGIFSGLHNLQYLYLQDNRLGYLHDDLFVDLVNLSHLFLHGNRLWSLHQNTFRGLVNLDRLLLHQNQLQSIHRGAFHDLRRLTLLFLFNNSLSELPGEALAHLEALEYLRLNSNPWHCGCRAQSLWEWLRRFRGSSSSAVCEFPEKLRGLDLKELTADSFRGCAASESLHHQVNGVRFPPSADRAPPGDHPPLHSSTEKGKGRPGEQRPGQQQRPGYRKPGKNCTKSRNRTTKPAGPWKESEGADYEHKSPGLGLLPKPKGKCHRTSLQPPSGVQQAAGGGVRGAGARAAGALQAALLAGVLALAVIVR; encoded by the coding sequence GGAGCTGCCTGGAGCTctccctgctgcttctgctggctctgGAGCTCCCCTCTTCGGGCGGCTGCCCCACGGACTGCGTCTGCTACCCGTCCCCCATGACCGTCAGCTGCCAGTCCCACAACTTCCTCGCCATCCCGGAGGGCATCCCTGAGGACAGCGAGAGGGTCTTCCTGCAGAACAACCAGATCTCCCTGCTGCTGCGCGGCCACTTCAGCCCCTCGCTGGTCACCCTCTGGCTCTACTCCAACAATGTCACCTTCGTGGACCCAAATGCCTTTCGCGGCTTCTCCCACCTGGAGGAGCTGGACCTGGGCGACAACCCCAACCTGCAGGAGCTGTCGGCCAAGACCTTCCAGGGCCTCAGCCGCCTGCACGCCCTGCACCTCTACAAGTGCGGCCTCAGCTCCCTGCCCAGCGGCATCTTCTCCGGCCTCCACAACCTGCAGTACCTCTACCTGCAGGACAACCGGCTGGGCTACCTCCACGATGACCTCTTCGTCGACCTCGTCAACCTCAGCCACCTCTTCCTGCACGGCAACCGGCTCTGGAGCCTCCACCAGAACACCTTCCGGGGGCTGGTCAACCTGGACCGGCTGCTCCTCCACCAGAACCAGCTGCAGAGCATCCACCGGGGAGCCTTCCACGACCTGCGGCGACTCACCTTGCTCTTCCTCTTCAACAACAGCCTCTCCGAGCTGCCGGGCGAGGCCCTGGCCCACCTGGAGGCCTTGGAGTACCTGCGCCTCAACAGCAACCCCTGGCACTGCGGCTGCCGGGCCCAGTCGCTCTGGGAGTGGCTGCGCCGCTTCCGGGGCTCCAGCTCCAGCGCCGTCTGCGAGTTCCCGGAGAAGCTGCGCGGCCTGGACTTGAAGGAGCTGACGGCGGACAGCTTCCGGGGCTGCGCGGCCTCCGAGTCGCTGCACCACCAGGTGAATGGGGTGCGCTTCCCGCCGTCAGCCGACAGGGCACCCCCCGGAGACCACCCGCCGCTCCACTCCTCCACGGAGAAGGGCAAAGGGCGGCCAGGGGAGCAGCGCCCAGGGCAGCAGCAGCGCCCCGGCTACCGGAAGCCCGGCAAGAACTGCACCAAGAGCCGTAACCGCACCACCAAGCCGGCCGGGCCCTGGAAGGAGAGCGAGGGGGCGGACTACGAGCACAAGTCCCCCGGCCTGGGCCTGCTGCCCAAGCCGAAGGGCAAGTGCCATCGGACATCTCTGCAGCCCCCCAGCGGGGTCCAGCAGGCAGCAGGGGGCGGGGTGCGCGGGGCCGGGGCCAGGGCTGCGGGGGCCCTGCAGGCTGCCCTGCTGGCCGGGGTGCTGGCCTTGGCGGTGATCGTCCGCTGA